The Deinococcus aerolatus DNA window AGCGAGGGCAGCGGCGAGGGCCTGCTCACGGGACTCCAACTTGCGGGACTGCATCTGGATGGTACGGACCTGGTGGTGCTGTCCGCGTGTGAGACGGGGCTGGGTGACGCCGTGGCCGGTGAGGGGGTGGCCGGCCTGAATCAGGCGTTTTTGACGGCCGGCGCGCAACGGATTGTGCTGAGTCAGTGGAAGGTGCCGGACACCCAGACGGCCGAGCTGATGGCGGCGTTCTACGCCCGGTACACACGCGGCACCGAGGCGGCCGAGGCCCTCAGGCAGGCCAAACTGACCATGAAGCGGCGGGGCCTGCCGCCCCGTGACTGGGCGGCCTTTCTTCTGAGCGGTGGCTAGACTTGAGTTGAAATGCGTTGGCCGGCAGCCGGGTAGCTGGGTGTCGCGTCCCTGAGCCGGTGGCAGCGATGTGCCGCTGTTGGTCGACCATCGAACATCACTTCAGGAGAGAGTAGGCTCGTTTCCTCTCTTGAATGCCCTTTTCCTTGATGGGGGCTTCGTGGTGCATTGGTGTGTTGGATATGAATCTCGGCGCTGGGGGCCTCAGGGAACGGACTATGTTTTTGTCGGCGATAACTCGGTGGAGGTCTCCTGTCGCTGCATGCTCGGCTCAATTGGATAGAGAGGGAAGAGCCGCTGGGGCGGTGGTGAACGGGTGTCCGGCGTCGTATCTGTGGGATGGCCCGGGCGAGGTTCTGCTAAAGGGCGATGCCGTGTCAGGGGATTCGGACGCGCGTTAGATCGGCGTTATACGACGTAAGATCCTCATACCCTATTATCTGTTTTCCATGCTTGAGCACGCGCACAAGCTGACGGGGTGGGGAAGAGGATTAGAAGGAATCAGTTGTAATCTTTTGTCGTATAACGACTGTTATAATCAGCCATGCACCCCAGCGACGAGCGCAGCCAGAAAATCATCCGCGCGCTGCAGACCGCCGATCTCGACGCGCTGATTCCCCTGCTGGCCGGACAGTGGCCCGCCGCCACCATCCCCACCACCCAGGTCCATTCCCTGCTGCGCCACATCTTCGCCCAGGCCCGGCAGGACGCCCTCAACCTGCTGCACCCCCCACACGACTTCCACGCCTGGCTGCTGCAGCACGCCAGCACCAACGTCAACGCCGCCCCCGCCAAATCCAACACCATCCGCCTGCGCCTCTCGCTGCTCTCCACCCTGTACACCGCCCTGCAGGACCAGGGCCTGCTGCTGGTTCACCCATTGCGCGGCCTGCAGCGTCCGCCCAACGAACGCACCGGCGCCCCGCTGCTGCCCCGCGCGGACCTGGAACGGCTGCACCGCCAGGCGGCCTCCGACGCCACGCTGCACGCCGCCCTGGTCCTGATCGACCAGCACGCCTACCGGGTACGTGATCTGCTGGCCCTGCAGTGGGCCGACTTCGATTTCGCCACCGGCAGCGCCCTGCGTCCGCACGCCGTCACACGCCTAAACGACACTGCCCTGAAGGCCTTGCAGCCTCTCCTCACGGCGGCGGGCGGGGAACTTTACGCGCGAGGGCGGGTCTTTCCATACAAGCAGGAACGCGACCTGCGCGCAGCCCTGTTCCGGGCGTGCAAGGCGGCCAACGTGCCGTACACCCCGCCCGGCGAGCTGCGGCGCATTTCCCTGCGGGACTACCTGCACACACCACAGAGTGCCGGCTTCAGCGCGGACGACACCCGCCGCCTCGAGCAGGCCACCGCCCTGGCCCAGGGTCTGGCCAGCGCCCTCCAGAACGATTAAAACCAGCGCACCTGCCGAGAACGTCCCAGCATCTGGACCCCGGGCTGAACTTGCCCCGGTCTTGCCGCCCTTTCGTTCCTTCCGTGCAGCGAGTTAACCTGCGAGGACGACACGCTGACCAAGGGGCTTAAAACACCCGCGTCCGTACATCTGACACCGGATCAACTTGACCTTTCACCACGCTTTCGGCAGGTCTGTTGCTCCATCGTTAGGTCATCGCAGCCTGGAGGGCGCCCCTCTCCCTCTGGAGGCTGGGCGCCAGCGTTCCCGTCCTGGAAAAGCTGACGGAAGTCCGAGGCCAGGCGACGCAGTTCCCTCACAGGCGCGCACTAAACTGGCAAGACCCATGGAACCCTGGCCCTGTTCAGTGCCTCCTGAAGGTTCCCATAAATCAGTCAACCCCGTCCCAGAGCGAACATCGTCACCGACACTGCGCCCAGCACCAACCACGCGCCGATCAGGGTGGTCAGGGCGTAGCGCCTGCCTTTGTAGGTGGATACCGAATCCTCGGTGATGCCGTCTCCAGCGTTCACGTTGTAGGCCGACAGCTCCTCGTGGCTGTCGATCACGTTCTGCTGCTTGGCGTGCCAGTTCGTAATAACTTCCAGTGAGGCCTGAATGCTGGGACGGATGTTGATGGCCAGCGCAACGCCCAGCGCCGCGAAGATCAGCGGTGCCACCAGGCGGAACCACGTGCCCCAATCAGGATTACTGTTGTTCATGGCCGAGCCGTAAGTGATCAGCAAGAAGGACTGCGCGGTCAGAAAGGCGCTGATGCGGCTGTTGAGTTGAGCGGTCTCAAACTGCACCTCACCCCGGAAGAACTGGAGTCGGCTAAAGGCTTCGCTGGACTGGAGTTCGCTCATGGCAGATGCGAAGGTTAACATGACGGTTCGCCGCACGCACTGGCGCCACCCAGACTGATCACGACGCAGGTTCTCATCCATCAACTGTCAGGGGAGGCCAAGGTATCGACCGCGCTGCGGGACACGGACCAGTTGCTCGTTCAATGCTGTGACCATGCACGCACAGAGGTTCCCCGACACGTTGCGCCTGCCACATCCCCTCACCTACCAGACCTCCTGCGAAAGCGGGTGGGTCAGCGGCAGGTGTGGGACACGGACGAATGAAGCGGGCACTGAAGATGAACAGCAAGCACTTCAAACGGCGGACTGGGGTGTACCCGGAGACTCTAGCCGAGATGGAAGCGGTCTTCACCCAGCGCGAGGCGCAGAGACGTCTGGGTATCACCGGGAACTCCGTTGCATTAGCGGGCGTTGTCGTATGTCGTAAATCGCTGCTGGGCAACCCAGGCGGGAAATCGCCCACAACTGTTCAGCGTCAGGCTCTATTCACTAGAAGGACGCCGCATCCAGGGTCACCGGCACCTCGCGCTCCTCGCCGCCGCGCACCACGGTCAGGGTCACGGTGTCCCCCTGCGTCTTGTTGATCAGTTCGGCCTGCAGGTCTTCCAGGCCGTCCACTGGTTTGCCATCAATGGCCACGATCACGTCGCCGCCTACACTGACTGAACCGCCCTGGAACTCTTCAGTGCGGGTGCCGCCCTGGAGGCCAGCCGTGGCCGCGGGCGTACCGGGCTGCACATCTCCCACCACCAGCCCCGTATCGGGCAAATTCAATTGCTGCTTGCCCTGACCGTTGAGCAGCCCCAGACCCACCGGTACCGGCTGGCCCTGCGGCCCCTGCACCAGCAATCCTACGCTGACGCCGATCCGGGGCAGGGTTACAATCTGGCCTTCTGCCGCCTGCAGGCGCGGCAGCAGGTTCTTGGCCGCATTGATGGGAATGGCAAAGCCCACGCCCGCACTCTGGCCCACCCCGGTGGCCTGTCCGGCCGGTGAGAGAATCTGGGTGTTGATGCCGATCACTTCACCCGCACTGTTCAGGAGTGGCCCGCCGGAGTTGCCGGGGTTGATGGCCGCGTCGGTCTGAATGGCCTTTTGCGTGATGCCCTCGCCGCCGCCCGCCGAAAACCCGATCGGAATCTGGCGCGCAGTACTGCTGACAATGCCCTGCGACACGCTAAAATCCAGGCCAAACGGCGCGCCCATGGCGATGGCTTTCTGACCCACCTTCAGTGCGTCACTGTCACCCAACGGAATGGCCCTGATCAATGACTGTGCCATGCCTTCGGCGCGGATCAGCGCCAGATCGTACTGCGGCGCGAGACCAATGACTTTTGCCTCCACGGCCTCCTCCTGACCCATCACCCGGACGGTAATGCGGCTGGCCGCGCCACTTCCACCCTCGCCCGCCACGACATGGTAATTGGTCAGGATGTCCCCGGCATCGTTGACGAAAAAACCGCTGCCGACACCGGATTGCGCCTGACCTTCTTCGCCCATCATGCCGAAGGGGTTCTGGGCCGCTGCCTGCTGCTCGGTGGTGATATAGACCAGCCCCGGCTCAAAGCGGTCCACCACACTGATGGTGTTCTGCTCGTACTGCAAGCCCGCCCCTGCCGCCAGGCCCAGTGTGCCAGCAGTGGCGTCGGCGCTTGCAGTATCAGTTCCTGCGGAATTGGGGGGCAGCGCAGTGGTATTTGCCTCGGGGATCTGCACGGTTGCGGTCTGGTCTGCTGGCGTGCTGCACCCAGCCAGGCCCAGGGCAAGGCCACCCAGTAACACAGCGAAAGCTCTTCCTTTGATATCCATGCCTCCATTATCACGGGAGCGCCGGAATACAACGTAAGTATGCCGGGAAGACGAACTTCATATATGGAGAAAGTGTTGATGCAATACCATTAAGCCGTGATTACAACAGTTGCCCGCAAAAGCGTCCAATTCCCCGTCGCTCTTACGATCTGAAGCTACAAATTGATAGAGAACAGCAGGGGCCTTATCTTCGGCCACCTGCTGTTCTTTGTTATGGAGAAGATTCAGAGAACCGGGATCAGGACCGCTGGAAATCCCAGACCAGACGGTACGTACCGAATTCCTTCTCGACGCTGAACGACACCCGGCTCTGTGCGCCGCGCTCATAGATGTAGGTCAGGGCATAATCCAGGCCCGCACCCGTGTCGGTAGGGTTGACCAGCTTGAACCCCTGCGCCTTGAACTGACGGTCATAGAAGTCCATCACCTGCTGCAGGTCCAGGCTGGACCCCTCGATCCGGCCCATCAGGGTACCGTCGGCGTTGATATCCGTTTCTGTCAGGACCGATCCCTGTGGAATGGAGAAGCTGACCGTTCCCGCGTTGCTGGACAGGTTGCTCAGCTCGATAGGACCGTAGAGCATGTATTGCACGCCCGCGAAGTCCTTGGCACTGACGAGTGCGTTGCGGCCCGCAGCGGCATTCTGTTGCGGCGTGAATTTGGTGACGCCCACCACCGTGACGGGCAAGACACGGGTCACGGCTGTATTGCTGGCATTTGTTGTGTTGCTGGCATTTGTGCTGCCTGCCTTGCCCTGCGCCATCATCTGCACGCCGCTCAGGTCAAAAGTGGCGCGGTAGCTGTTGTTGCCCTGACGAACCAGGTTCAGACGAACCTGTGAGCCGCTCCTGGTATACACGGCCTGAGCGGTGTTGTCTGCCGTGTTCTGCGAGGTTCGGGTAAAACCCTGAGCGCGCAACTGGTCATCGTGATAGGTGTAGACCGTCTTCAGAGGCGCATCCACCCGGAAGGCCAGAACCGCCGATTGCTTATCGTACTTGCTGCCGACCACCTTGGCCTGTGGGTGGGCCGAGACCCGCAAGGTGGTGGACTGGTTGCTCAGGCTGCCCAGTTCGCCCGGGCCATAGAGGGTCCAGGCCAAGCCATTGGTGGTGCCAGACAGGACAGCCTGCTGGGCCAAGGCCACGGGAGAGAAAGCGAGAACGGCGGTCAGCGCCACAGCGCCAGCATTCCGAATCATTTTGTTGTTCATAGAAACTCCTTCCTTGGTTTAGTGAACGAATAAACCAGATGACCAGATGTTGGTGATCTGCCGTGACCCTAACGAGGCGCTGCCTTCAGAACATGAAATGAAGGGACAAAAAAAATTCTTCATTTCACGAAAGCGAAGGTTTAATTGATTGCCCATCAATTGCACAAAGAATGAACAGGTATTCAGGCAAAATGTTGTTTCAGGATCTTCTTCGGCCCTCAAACAGATCCCCGAATGAAGAAGCGTCCATGCTTCAGCCATGAGGGCTCATTTTAGTCTGCTCAGAAGTCTCCATTATTTCTTTAAAAAGTCTGGTCCTCATCATTCTGA harbors:
- a CDS encoding S1C family serine protease; this translates as MQIPEANTTALPPNSAGTDTASADATAGTLGLAAGAGLQYEQNTISVVDRFEPGLVYITTEQQAAAQNPFGMMGEEGQAQSGVGSGFFVNDAGDILTNYHVVAGEGGSGAASRITVRVMGQEEAVEAKVIGLAPQYDLALIRAEGMAQSLIRAIPLGDSDALKVGQKAIAMGAPFGLDFSVSQGIVSSTARQIPIGFSAGGGEGITQKAIQTDAAINPGNSGGPLLNSAGEVIGINTQILSPAGQATGVGQSAGVGFAIPINAAKNLLPRLQAAEGQIVTLPRIGVSVGLLVQGPQGQPVPVGLGLLNGQGKQQLNLPDTGLVVGDVQPGTPAATAGLQGGTRTEEFQGGSVSVGGDVIVAIDGKPVDGLEDLQAELINKTQGDTVTLTVVRGGEEREVPVTLDAASF